A region of Silurus meridionalis isolate SWU-2019-XX chromosome 17, ASM1480568v1, whole genome shotgun sequence DNA encodes the following proteins:
- the bgna gene encoding biglycan a, translating to MTMHVVMLMLLSACLLLSSALPFQQRAFWDFGEDTDIRDLMTMMKDQEEGSGFEDVHLPGIPTCPFGCVCHLKVVQCSDLGLIYVPSNIPPDTLLLDLQCNGITEIREGDFKGLSNLYALILRSNLISQVHPHAFLPLKRLEKLYISHNLLTSIPRNLPASLVELRIHDNRIRKVAAGTFSALGNMHVIEMGRNPIHNSGFEPGAFKGLKLNYLRISEAKLSGVPKDLPASLHELHLDHNEIQAIELEDLSRYKQLQRLGLGSNHILHIEHGALSYLNNLRELHLDHNRLSNIPSGLANMKYLQVIYLHSNNITSVKVNDFCPTGFGVKKVFYNGISLFGNPIEFWEIQPATLRCVTDSMAVQLGNGNNKK from the exons ATGACGATGCACGTCGTGATGTTGATGCTGCTGTCCGCATGCCTCCTTCTGTCCTCCGCGCTTCCTTTTCAGCAGAGAGCATTCTGGGATTTTGGGGAAGATACTGACATCAGAGATctgatgacaatgatgaaggACCAGGAGGAAGGCTCAGGGTTTGAGGACGTCCATCTGCCTGGGATTCCAACGTGTccatttgggtgtgtgtgtcacctgaaGGTGGTGCAGTGCTCTGATCTTG GTTTGATTTATGTGCCATCCAACATCCCACCTGATACGCTGCTGTTGGACCTGCAGTGCAACGGCATCACAGAGATCAGAGAGGGAGATTTCAAAGGCCTCAGTAACCTCTAT GCACTAATTTTGAGGAGTAATCTGATCTCTCAAGTTCACCCACATGCCTTCCTGCCCTTGAAGCGCTTGGAGAAGCTCTACATTTCCCATAACCTTCTCACATCCATCCCTCGCAACCTACCTGCATCCCTTGTTGAACTCCGTATCCATGACAACCGCATCCGCAAAGTAGCAGCAGGGACCTTCAGTGCTCTGGGGAACATGCATGTGATTG AAATGGGCCGTAATCCAATCCACAACAGTGGATTTGAGCCAGGAGCATTCAAAGGTCTCAAACTGAACTATCTCCGAATCTCCGAAGCAAAACTCAGTGGTGTACCAAAAG ATTTGCCAGCAAGTCTCCACGAGCTCCATTTGGACCATAATGAGATTCAGGCAATTGAGCTGGAGGACCTAAGCCGATACAAGCAGCTGCAGAG GCTTGGACTTGGGTCGAATCATATCCTGCATATTGAACATGGTGCGCTTTCTTATCTTAACAACCTCAGGGAGCTTCATCTGGACCACAACCGACTCTCTAACATACCCAGTGGCCTGGCCAACATGAAATACCTGCAG GTGATCTATCTTCATTCCAATAACATTACctcagtgaaggtgaatgatttTTGTCCAACGGGTTTCGGGGTCAAGAAGGTCTTCTACAACGGCATCAGTCTGTTCGGGAACCCCATTGAATTTTGGGAAATCCAGCCTGCTACATTACGCTGCGTCACTGACAGCATGGCTGTGCAGCTCGGAAACGGaaacaataagaaataa